A portion of the Kazachstania africana CBS 2517 chromosome 2, complete genome genome contains these proteins:
- the HLJ1 gene encoding type I HSP40 co-chaperone HLJ1 (similar to Saccharomyces cerevisiae HLJ1 (YMR161W); ancestral locus Anc_2.350): MSSYTEDQEKIALDVLSKDKHAFYEILKVNRTANDSEIKKAYRKLAIKLHPDKNPHPKAAEAFKLINRAFEVLGNSEKREIFNRIGRDPDDRHVPSNAASESAFSSQSEHFPMNFENAFFRNRHAGAAAPEDIFDFLFNMNGGAGPFRQSPFMNNATTFSFGPGGFRAYNVPRNRYTPRQRQRQAQRQHDEEQKWQEIVRILLPLLFFFLLPILEKLIFG; encoded by the coding sequence ATGTCATCTTATACAGaagatcaagaaaagattgCGCTAGACGTACTTTCAAAGGATAAACATGCATTTTACGAGATCCTGAAAGTAAATAGGACAGCAAATGATAGCGAAATCAAAAAAGCTTACAGGAAATTAGCTATAAAGTTGCACCCTGATAAAAATCCACATCCGAAAGCTGCCGAAGCCTTCAAACTTATAAATAGAGCATTTGAGGTCCTTGGTAACAGTGAAAAGcgtgaaatttttaatagaaTAGGAAGAGATCCGGATGATCGTCATGTACCATCCAATGCAGCTTCAGAATCTGCTTTCAGTAGTCAATCGGAACATTTCCCAATGAATTTTGAGAATGCATTTTTTAGAAATCGTCATGCAGGAGCAGCAGCACCTGAAgatatctttgatttcttgtTTAATATGAATGGGGGTGCAGGCCCATTTAGACAGAGCCCTTTCATGAATAATGCAACAACTTTTAGTTTTGGACCTGGTGGATTTAGGGCATACAATGTCCCGAGAAATAGATATACACCAAGACAGAGGCAAAGACAAGCGCAGCGCCAGCACGACGAGGAACAGAAGTGGCAGGAGATTGTAAGAATATTATTACCACtgcttttcttctttttacTACCGATACTAGAAAAGCTAATCTTTGGTTGA
- the INP2 gene encoding Inp2p (similar to Saccharomyces cerevisiae INP2 (YMR163C); ancestral locus Anc_2.347) — MAFQGARSDGLGLAVYSQSQDFQRSLSSINPFDTRHRGDSLLLENLTHKVRDLLPSRTSHFNDSSPTIVNEDCFGTSTTMKNVHPPVSWKLLVDQIFASAPLLKHMKFLEEFRYIIVTSAFLHDIDPDKLRLQSRDYTFKTSEELNAIRNADITFHRLNSLRDIVTKNYHIKTTLHHSELLLRCYRIAKLLNRKIDSGITGSKAQVLSLLLIGLYLTFEQRNSVAEILQKKVLQNLDLTVAAIQDLNSLLYRFYLRYKEEMADSMLHTTLAHKLSETTTLSTIKALTICAMDSLYYNIQIQIGNIIVYCNPEDLSKYCHMYSLDLSELLFYIEQDAIDIEAKSTRVRLFEKFFFCCLLSVNNIKTQRGTQELHLDTNIMEMLYIKYSITKADYFQCHDEINLMNNLITMLSNTNHCVNSAIYNLKEHKLLLESVYQNDIAKDVKEIEEKNVMASIMKLLNELEQKLYMLNKYDDDTRNKLIYDKVQALTKLSRSSKHVTSQTLSESSNVPSSEVATDITDLKKLHCSKYLNVRVERINLNQKVQFIDALEHEENVNDLDNLQFCSFSDNLANASSLLSSKSNPCRDTTILQHEDNFGKLSDRELENRLNEKIRNFSIENKRSKDQLRMKKSMELLKGQYTSVLQSRNAPQDVARNILTSEVNIPMIYEIDELLN, encoded by the coding sequence ATGGCATTTCAAGGCGCTCGGTCAGATGGTCTTGGACTAGCGGTTTATTCACAAAGCCAGGACTTTCAGAGGTCATTAAGTTCAATTAATCCCTTTGATACGAGACACCGAGGAGATAGCTTGCTTCTGGAAAATTTAACCCATAAAGTTCGTGATTTACTGCCGTCGCGGACAAGTcatttcaatgattcaTCTCCTACAATCGTCAATGAGGACTGTTTTGGAACCAGTACAACTATGAAAAATGTACACCCTCCTGTCTCGTGGAAATTATTGGTAGATCAAATATTTGCTTCAGCACCTTTACTCAAACATATGAAGtttttggaagaatttCGATACATTATAGTGACATCAGCTTTTTTACATGACATAGATCCAGATAAACTCCGATTGCAGTCAAGAGATTACACCTTCAAGACATCCGAAGAACTTAATGCTATCAGAAATGCAGATATAACTTTTCACAGATTGAACTCATTGAGGGACATCGTCACTAAGAATTATCATATAAAAACAACTCTGCATCATTCAGAATTACTACTTCGCTGTTATAGAATTGCCAAGTTACTGAACAGGAAAATAGACTCGGGAATTACGGGCTCTAAAGCTCAGGTACTTTCATTACTCCTAATTGGACTATATTTGACATTTGAACAGAGGAATTCCGTTGCAGAAATActccaaaaaaaagttctACAGAACCTCGATCTAACTGTTGCTGCAATTCAGGACCTAAATTCTCTTTTATATCGATTTTATCTGCGATATAAGGAAGAAATGGCAGATTCAATGCTCCATACAACGCTAGCTCACAAATTATCTGAAACAACCACATTATCGACAATAAAGGCTTTAACGATCTGCGCTATGGACTCGCTATACTATAACatacaaattcaaatcGGTAACATTATAGTATATTGTAATCCAGAAGATTTATCCAAGTATTGTCATATGTACTCGTTAGATTTAAGTGAGTTGCTATTTTATATCGAGCAAGATGCGATTGATATAGAAGCCAAATCCACTAGGGTGCGCCTgtttgaaaagtttttcttttgttgtCTTCTGTCagtaaataatattaagaCTCAACGAGGCACACAAGAACTGCATCTCGATACTAACATTATGGAGATGCTGTatattaaatattcaataactAAAGCAGATTATTTCCAATGTCATGACGAGATAAACCTTATGAACAACCTTATCACAATGTTATCAAATACCAATCATTGTGTTAATTCCGCCATTTACAATCTCAAGGAGCATAAACTACTTTTGGAATCCGTCTATCAAAACGACATTGCGAAGGAtgtgaaagaaattgaagaaaagaatgtCATGGcatcaataatgaaactGTTAAATGAGCTCGAGCAGAAACTTTATATGTTGAACAAATATGACGATGACACCAGAAACAAATTAATTTATGATAAAGTGCAAGCACTCACAAAGTTATCCAGATCTAGCAAACACGTTACTTCTCAAACTCTGAGTGAATCCTCCAACGTCCCATCATCTGAAGTAGCCACGGATATCACCGACTTGAAGAAACTACATTGCTCCAAATATCTTAATGTTCGGGTCGAAAGAATAAACCTAAACCAAAAAGTGCAGTTTATTGACGCGTTGGAGCACGAAGAAAACGTTAATGATTTagataatttacaattttgCTCCTTTAGTGACAATTTAGCGAATGCTTCAAGCTTACTTTCCTCCAAATCGAATCCCTGTAGGGATACTACTATTTTGCAACatgaagataattttggaaaattgaGTGATAGGGAACTCGAGAACAGGTTAAATGAGAAAATTCGTAACTTTTCAATAGAAAATAAGAGAAGTAAGGACCAACTAAGGATGAAAAAATCGATGGAACTGCTGAAGGGACAATATACGTCAGTTCTACAATCTAGAAATGCACCGCAAGATGTAGCTCGGAACATACTCACTTCAGAGGTTAACATTCCAATGATCTATGAAATCGATGAGCTATTAAACTGA
- the DNF3 gene encoding aminophospholipid-translocating P4-type ATPase DNF3 (similar to Saccharomyces cerevisiae DNF3 (YMR162C); ancestral locus Anc_2.349), translating into MSQNDPKRKRSGSLRTQMFNKHLYDKFRQNSSQDDSEPVELSDTIETTVEEDQETGEEDFEIEQDAIIDQVVCKTGFLPRTLDLLLNRQRILHSKSGRHIPITLDHTLAEYSKFTSADSDQLIDERTDKPYCNNSITSSRYTIYSFLPKQLYAQFSKLANAYFFIVSILQMIPGWSTTGTYTTIVPLLIFMAISMAREAWDDFRRHRLDMEENKRICQVLTKDINNEVRSHSNSGLPNNESLNTHFTNFDLLASKHNVVIEEKQWKDLCVGDFVYLKQDDCVPADILLLISDGDNTEAFAETMALDGETNLKSRHPHPELSKLTCSASGLANINAQVTVEDPNDDLYNFEGNLELQDRNDNTIRKFPIGPENVIYRGSIIRNTRNLVGIVISSGEETKVRMNALKNPRIKAPKLQRKINMIIALMVLVVICMSMFSYMGHVLFNKKYLNENQAWYLYKQDAGVAPTIMSYLVMYNTLIPLSLYVTMEIIKVMQCKMMEWDIDIYHSESDTPCEARTATILEELGQVSYIFSDKTGTLTDNKMVFRKFSLLGSSWIHYADPSENSSLALGQQDTELDVVSIEDRSFLNQFGIRDNDQNSMNSHELRNRSIHPRTSVEFKGNSSAKYSGRPSMSSLYGRMKPVSDSLSTINSHGSSATGNENIKSSYELIRYIQKFPDTEFAKKARFFILSIALCHSCLPQKVTSDADNEENDTIEYQSSSPDELALITAARDLGYIVINRNAKILTVKSFPHGFDSQPILEDYEILDTVEFNSQRKRMSVIVKFPGPEGKLLLICKGADNVILERLHNSAIALKKMEDINAAISERKETEAEVVLQQRKSLERIAYDGNNPRSSLRSALSDPRESLSLKAMRTSLSSKNNKRTDPEMQIGSIDAFLDTVKKADREINEVISRSRKSLHKQQHEKYGPRYSLDSQVIDKNGRLNVSISSDEKEMLEYIGDDKLISNEEYIIEKTIQAIDEFSMEGLRTLLYSYKWLDEDEYATWRTRYHDAKTSLIDRKRRIDEVGEEIEKNMGLLGATAIEDKLQEGVAETIEKIRRAGIKMWMLTGDKRETAINIGYSCRLIYDYSTVVILTSNDENIISKMNAVLQEMASSNIAHCVIVIDGLTLGLFEGNPILMSVFIELCTKADSVICCRASPSQKALMVSNIRKTDKSMVTLAIGDGANDISMIQNADIGIGIAGKEGLQASRSSDYSIAQFRYLSKVLFVHGRYNYIRTSKFVLCTFYKELTFYLTQMIYQRWTMFSGTSMYEPWSLSMFNTLFTSLPVLCIGMFEKDLKPMTLLSVPELYSLGRLSEGFSLSMFIEWLILGTVNSLLVTFLNVLMWGYTSLSDNTLYPLGVINFTAIVVLVNVKSQFVEMRNRNWLALASVILSCGGWLVWCCALPVINHSDQIYDVPYGFLHHFGRDITFWCSCLALAVLPTTLDIVFKTFKKLLWPSDSDIFSELEQRSNIRKKLEMGAYNEMKQGWTWERDPNAFKRYKEKIKSSSGSKASLSSGIDTVVTNDKTKEVNDATPDVTPALRDQISSSKNASEVYEVLPSGKIIRRESLQSYNNGTEPNNVASRLSKKLRFKLTKRSEDEEEIKEIVEQRMKDLE; encoded by the coding sequence ATGTCTCAAAATGATCCCAAAAGAAAGAGGTCAGGATCACTGAGGACACAAATGTTCAATAAACACTTGTACGATAAGTTTAGACAGAACTCTTCGCAAGATGACTCTGAGCCCGTGGAGTTAAGTGATACAATAGAGACAACAGTTGAAGAGGACCAAGAAACAGGAGAAGAGGACTTTGAGATAGAGCAAGACGCAATTATTGATCAAGTTGTCTGTAAGACTGGTTTCCTTCCTAGAACATTAGATTTGCTCTTAAATAGACAACGAATATTACATTCTAAAAGTGGTAGACATATTCCCATAACATTGGACCATACGTTAGCtgaatattcaaaatttacaTCAGCTGATAGTGATCAACTTATAGACGAAAGAACGGACAAACCATACTGCAATAATTCGATAACATCATCACGCTATacaatatattcatttttgcCAAAACAGTTATATGCCCAGTTCTCTAAATTGGCAAACGCATacttttttattgtatCAATTTTACAGATGATTCCAGGGTGGTCAACTACAGGAACATACACAACCATCGTTCCATTACTGATTTTTATGGCCATATCAATGGCAAGAGAGGCTTGGGACGATTTTAGGAGGCATAGGCTGGATatggaagaaaataaaaggaTTTGTCAAGTACTGACTAAGGATATAAACAATGAAGTGCGATCTCATTCAAATTCAGGCTTACCCAATAACGAATCTCTAAATACTCATTTCACTAATTTTGACTTATTAGCTAGTAAGCACAATGTTGTAATAGAGGAAAAGCAGTGGAAGGATTTGTGCGTCGGTGATTTCGTATATTTAAAACAGGATGACTGTGTACCGGCGGACATCCTACTGTTGATATCTGATGGAGACAACACAGAAGCTTTTGCAGAAACAATGGCATTAGATGGTGAAACAAACTTAAAAAGCAGGCACCCTCATCCTGAATTGAGTAAATTAACGTGTTCTGCATCTGGTTTGGCGAATATTAATGCACAAGTAACTGTAGAAGATCCCAATGATGATTTGTACAATTTTGAAGGTAATTTGGAACTCCAGGATCGCAACGATAATACTATAAGAAAATTTCCTATTGGACCGGAAAATGTCATTTATCGTGGTAGTATAATTAGAAATACCAGAAACTTAGTTGGGATAGTGATTTCCTCAGGTGAAGAGACGAAGGTCAGAATGAACGCGCTGAAGAATCCAAGAATAAAAGCTCCAAAATTACAGAGGAAAATTAATATGATCATAGCGCTAATGGTTCTTGTCGTTATCTGTATGTCAATGTTTTCTTACATGGGACATGTACTTTTTAacaagaaatatttgaatgaaaatcaAGCATGGTATCTATACAAGCAAGACGCTGGTGTGGCACCCACAATTATGTCATATTTAGTGATGTACAATACATTAATTCCATTATCTCTATATGTCACGATGGAAATAATAAAGGTAATGCAATGTAAAATGATGGAATGGGACATTGATATTTACCATAGTGAAAGCGATACACCTTGTGAAGCGAGGACAGCCACAATTTTAGAGGAATTAGGACAAGTATCATATATTTTTAGTGATAAAACAGGAACGTTGACAGACAACAAGATGgttttcagaaaattttcactaCTGGGTTCTTCTTGGATCCATTATGCCGACCCATCCGAAAACAGTTCGTTGGCATTAGGACAGCAAGATACTGAATTAGATGTTGTTTCAATAGAAGACCGGAGCTTCTTAAATCAATTTGGAATAAGAGACAATGATCAAAATTCTATGAATTCACATGAACTGAGGAACCGTTCAATTCACCCTCGAACCTCCGTGGAATTCAAAGGTAATTCCTCAGCGAAATACTCCGGTAGACCAAGTATGAGTTCTTTATATGGAAGAATGAAACCTGTTTCCGATTCACTAAGTACAATCAATTCACACGGAAGTAGTGCAACAGGTAATGAGAACATTAAAAGCTCGTATGAGTTAATAAGGTACATTCAAAAGTTTCCAGATACGGAGTTTGCGAAAAAAGCTCGCTTTTTTATACTTTCAATAGCACTATGTCATTCTTGTTTACCACAGAAGGTAACTTCTGATGCCgacaatgaagaaaatgatactaTTGAATATCAATCCTCATCACCTGATGAGCTAGCTTTGATTACAGCTGCTAGAGATTTGGGTTACATTGTAATCAACCGAAATGCGAAAATACTTACAGTCAAATCTTTTCCTCACGGATTTGATTCTCAACCTATCCTAGAGGATTACGAAATCCTCGATACAGTTGAATTTAATTCTCAGAGAAAAAGGATGTCTGTTATTGTGAAATTCCCGGGCCCAGAAGGCAAGCTCCTTTTAATTTGTAAAGGTGCTGATAACGTGATTCTAGAGCGCTTGCATAATAGTGCTATTGcactaaaaaaaatggaagataTCAATGCCGCGATATCTGAACGTAAGGAAACTGAAGCAGAAGTTGTACTTCAACAAAGAAAGTCGTTAGAAAGAATTGCTTATGACGGGAATAATCCCCGAAGCTCATTAAGGTCTGCCCTGAGTGACCCAAGAGAAAGCTTATCATTAAAAGCAATGAGAACAAGTCTGTCTTCTAAGAACAACAAGAGGACAGACCCTGAGATGCAGATTGGCTCTATTGACGCTTTTCTGGACACTGTTAAAAAAGCAGACAGAGAAATAAATGAGGTAATTAGTAGAAGTAGAAAATCACTACATAAACAACAGcatgaaaaatatggacCACGATATTCCCTTGACAGTCAGgttattgataaaaatggaaGGCTGAACGTTTCCATATCGTCAGATGAAAAAGAGATGCTTGAATACATCGGTGATGATAAACTAATATCGAACGAAGAATAcatcattgaaaagacaATCCAAGCTATTGAcgaattttcaatggaagGTCTAAGAACACTTCTATATTCTTATAAATGGTTGGATGAGGATGAGTATGCAACTTGGAGAACTAGGTACCATGATGCAAAGACCTCTTTGATTGATCGTAAAAGGAGAATAGATGAAGTGGGTGAAGAGATTGAGAAGAATATGGGGCTCCTAGGAGCTACAGCTATAGAGGATAAATTACAAGAAGGCGTTGCGGAGACAATCGAAAAAATTAGGAGGGCTGGCATTAAGATGTGGATGCTAACTGGTGATAAAAGAGAAACAGCTATCAATATAGGCTATTCTTGTAGACTTATCTATGATTATTCCACGGTGGTGATATTGACCTCGAATGATGAGAacattatttcaaaaatgaatgCTGTCTTGCAAGAAATGGCATCTAGTAACATAGCACATTGTGTTATTGTCATAGATGGTCTAACATTAGGTCTTTTTGAAGGGAATCCAATATTAATGTCCgttttcattgaattatGTACAAAAGCTGACTCAGTTATATGTTGTCGTGCTTCCCCATCCCAAAAAGCTTTAATGGTTtcaaatataagaaaaacaGATAAAAGCATGGTAACATTAGCTATTGGGGATGGAGCAAatgacatttcaatgattcaaaatgCAGATATTGGTATTGGTATTGCAGGTAAAGAAGGTCTACAGGCCTCCAGATCCTCAGATTATTCTATTGCTCAATTCAGGTATTTATCAAAAGTGCTTTTTGTACATGGTCGTTACAATTATATCCGTACATCAAAGTTTGTCTTATGTACCTTTTACAAGGAACTGACTTTTTATCTCACACAAATGATTTATCAAAGATGGACAATGTTTTCTGGCACGTCCATGTATGAGCCATGGTCTTTATCGATGTTCAACACATTGTTCACTTCTTTACCCGTTCTTTGTATCGGTATGTTTGAAAAGGACTTGAAACCAATGACGTTGTTATCAGTTCCTGAATTATATTCATTAGGTAGATTGTCAGAAGgcttttctttatcaatgTTTATTGAATGGTTGATATTGGGGACAGTTAATTCTCTGCTTGTGACCTTTCTCAATGTGCTAATGTGGGGTTATACATCACTTTCTGATAATACACTGTATCCTCTTGGTGTTATTAATTTCACTGCGATTGTTGTATTAGTCAATGTCAAATCGCAATTTGTAGAAATGAGGAATAGGAACTGGTTGGCTTTAGCGTCTGTGATACTTTCATGTGGGGGATGGTTGGTTTGGTGTTGTGCTCTTCCTGTAATTAATCATTCTGATCAAATCTATGACGTTCCATATggatttcttcatcattttggGAGAGACATAACGTTTTGGTGCTCTTGTTTAGCACTAGCTGTTTTACCAACCACTTTAGACATTGTTTTCAAaacattcaaaaaattgctgTGGCCCAGTGACTCTGATATCTTTTCGGAATTGGAGCAGAGAAGTAATATTAGAAAGAAGCTTGAAATGGGGGCCTATAATGAAATGAAGCAAGGTTGGACATGGGAACGTGACCCCAACGCCTTTAAGagatataaagaaaaaataaagtcGAGCTCAGGTTCAAAGGCCAGTTTATCGTCAGGAATTGATACAGTAGTGACCAATGATAAAACCAAAGAGGTGAATGACGCTACGCCAGATGTGACCCCCGCACTCCGTGATcaaatatcatcatctaaaaATGCTTCCGAAGTTTACGAAGTCTTACCCAGCGGAAAAATCATCAGAAGGGAGTCTCTGCAGAGTTACAATAATGGTACAGAGCCAAATAATGTTGCTTCCAGACTGTCGAAGAAGTTAAGATTCAAGTTAACAAAGAGGAGtgaggatgaagaagaaattaaggAAATTGTAGAGCAGAGGATGAAGGATCTCGAATAa
- the PAH1 gene encoding phosphatidate phosphatase PAH1 (similar to Saccharomyces cerevisiae PAH1 (YMR165C); ancestral locus Anc_2.345), with protein MQYVGRALGSVSKTWSSINPATLSGAIDVIVVEHHDGTLHCSPFHVRFGKFQILKPSQKIVQVIVNGQLSNIPMKLSESGEAYFVFETNLENEDIPDDMLASPVVSAKSSPRLEDQDKGLLEPEHLDITDNEGVKKFQEKLTQVHIPSKVDKNGDLLLDIEGYKPSQNMMHDTDMQLRQLLRDELSHHSGEEDIDISKFIREDVNGTIKIINPYENSMTANNTMLSPSGSPPLSVSEPVLASTPENTIDSLPTSSLDSTCELTPTTSTETPKNSDSQKKTFIKTIRLTSDQLRCLNLNYGENDLSFSIENGKSTITAKLFVWRYDAPIIISDIDGTITKSDALGHLLTMVGKDWTHIGVADLFNEIAGNGYNILYLTARSAGQADSTRSYLRSVSQNGNQLPVGPVILSPDRTMAALRREMILKKPEIFKIACLNDIRSLYFNDNDYLDMSNDEKPTPFFAGFGNRITDALSYRTVGVPSSRIFTINPDGDVHMELLELAGYKSSYLHINELVDHFFPPVIFPDEEIRSIHSTTPGSPINNYIDHFDGDYTNNMNTTTENFDTTKSLFRINQEEKFTDVNFWREPLLNFDNLSEVTSDSDSVDKAETSPKRNPKAILDLHNQNQGTSPYDTDTITSSMTKSEDDIGKQIYLELGSQLSSPKMTHLDTTNIDNKMKKLSISRPTLPVSQVSKVNVLDDVHSNGETHSVMKQESTRNSEDEFDDDEFDEDEFID; from the coding sequence ATGCAATACGTAGGTAGAGCGTTGGGCTCAGTATCAAAAACGTGGTCTTCGATCAATCCAGCCACCTTATCAGGGGCAATTGACGTTATTGTTGTTGAGCATCATGATGGTACATTGCATTGTTCACCTTTCCATGTAAGGTTTGGGAAgtttcagattttgaagCCTTCACAGAAAATAGTACAAGTCATTGTCAATGGTCAGTTAAGTAATATACCAATGAAACTGTCTGAGTCAGGTGAGGCGTATTTTGTCTTTGAAAccaatcttgaaaatgagGATATCCCTGACGACATGTTAGCGTCGCCAGTTGTGAGTGCTAAAAGCTCACCCAGATTAGAAGATCAGGATAAGGGTCTTCTTGAACCTGAGCATCTGGATATAACCGACAATGAAGGTGTCAAGAAGTTTCAAGAGAAGCTTACGCAAGTCCATATTCCCAGCAAAGTGGATAAAAATGGtgatcttcttcttgataTTGAAGGTTATAAACCAAGTCAGAATATGATGCATGATACTGATATGCAATTGAGACAGCTTTTAAGAGATGAACTATCCCATCATAGTGGCGAAGAGGACATTGatatttctaaatttatAAGAGAAGATGTCAACGGTACgataaaaattattaatcCATATGAAAACAGCATGACTGCCAATAATACTATGCTATCTCCCTCTGGATCACCTCCTTTGAGTGTGAGTGAACCCGTATTAGCATCTACTCCAGAGAACACAATTGACTCATTGCCAACGTCCTCTCTGGATTCAACGTGTGAACTAACCCCTACTACTTCTACTGAAACTCCTAAAAATTCTGATTCACAGAAAAAGACTTTCATAAAAACAATCAGGTTAACTAGTGATCAGTTAAGGTGTTTGAATCTGAACTATGGTGAAAATGACTTAAGTTTTTCCATAGAGAATGGTAAGTCGACCATAACTGCAAAACTGTTCGTATGGAGATATGATGCTCCTATTATAATAAGTGATATTGACGGTACTATAACAAAATCGGATGCACTAGGTCACCTCTTAACAATGGTCGGGAAAGATTGGACACATATAGGTGTTGCAGATTTGTTTAATGAGATTGCGGGGAACGGTTATAATATTCTATATTTAACAGCACGGAGTGCAGGACAAGCTGACTCTACTAGGAGCTATTTAAGATCAGTTTCACAAAATGGTAATCAGTTACCTGTTGGACCAGTGATCTTATCACCCGATAGAACGATGGCAGCATTAAGAAGGGAAATGATTCTGAAGAAACCTgagattttcaaaattgccTGCTTAAATGATATTAGATCACTTTATTTTAACGATAACGATTATCTCGATATGAGTAACGATGAAAAGCCGACCCCATTTTTTGCAGGATTTGGCAATAGAATAACTGACGCTCTATCGTACAGAACGGTAGGGGTCCCCAGTTCTCGTATTTTTACCATTAATCCTGATGGTGATGTACATATGGAATTATTAGAGCTGGCTGGTTACAAAAGTTCGTATTTGCATATTAATGAATTGGTCGACCATTTCTTCCCACCAGTTATATTTCCCGATGAGGAAATCAGAAGCATACATTCAACAACACCAGGCTCTCCGATTAATAATTATATAGACCATTTTGACGGGGATTACACAAATAATATGAATACAACAAcggaaaattttgatacaACAAAGTCTTTATTTAGAATtaatcaagaagaaaaattcaccGATGTGAATTTCTGGAGAGAACCACTTTTGAATTTCGATAATCTTTCTGAAGTTACTTCAGATAGTGACAGTGTTGATAAAGCTGAAACTTCACCAAAACGAAACCCAAAAGCTATTTTGGATTTGcataatcaaaatcaaggAACAAGCCCATATGATACAGATACAATAACATCAAGCATGACCAAAAGTGAAGATGACATTGGAAAGCAGATATATTTAGAGCTTGGATCCCAGCTATCTTCTCCAAAGATGACTCATCTTGATACGActaatattgataataagATGAAAAAGCTATCGATTTCTCGACCAACTCTTCCTGTATCACaagtttcaaaagttaATGTCCTAGATGACGTTCATTCAAATGGCGAAACCCATTCTGTCATGAAACAAGAGTCAACACGGAATTCCGAAGATGAgtttgatgatgatgaatttgacgaagatgaatttattgacTAA